ACCGCTGCAGCGACGCCTTCCTCGCCACCGGCAGGTCCGCcgactcgccggcggcggcggcagtgctgGCGAGATCGTCGCGGGGCACGCCCCTGGACGAGGCGGCGAgccgcagcagcgccgccgccctgtCCGCGGGGCACTCGTCGAGCACCAGCACCCGCCCGCCGTAGAAGATGGtcatctgcgccgccgccgacgatgccgcggcgccgcctccttcctcctcccgctcgtCTCCGGCGACGTCGGCCCCCGGCATGAGCGGGAgtggccgcaccgccgccgccgccgccgccgtccgcgcccTGTGGACGTTATCCGCCGCCCTCACGTACTGGCTCagcgcgccgcacgccgccgcgaacctgctcgtcgccgccgcctccgccgccatcaccggtgatcgatcgatcgatcgatcaaaatCAACCAGCCGCTGCTTGCTCTCGATGGGGTCGTCGAGGTGTTCGGAGAAAATCTCGGGTTAATTTCTTCTTGGCGAGGTGGCTCGGGGGGCCTCGCTTTTGTAGGCGGGAGGTGGGGTCGcgtgggctgggctgggctgggctgcgCACGAAGAACACGTGAAAGGTGAGGAGGAAGCATACGACgccgcatcgcatcgcatcgcgTCGGGTGGTGGACTCGTGGGGTGtgagggcgacggcgccgcaGTTCGACGTGGCGTTGGGAGGGTGGGTGGGAGGCTGacggggtggggcccacgtcgCGCGCCACGCCGACTGGGTCGGGGTGGTCAACTCGTCGCGTGCGTGCAGCCTTCCGACACGGTGGGTTGCTCACCGTCACAAAATTAGCCGATTTATTTATTTGGCTCCCctatttctttctttgtttggaTTGTTTATTTTGTAATCATCATTGGCACATGTTTAGGGTGGATTCCACTCCTGTATTATGGATAAAAAAAGTGATAGTATAAATAATGATTTGGCTTGCAATAAACAACAACCCGAATGCTCCTGTTATTATTGTAGTATACAGTACCACTAATTGCTACAActtgaataaaaataatatgtacgTTCTCATGTGTTCTTTTATTTAGGAATTATTATCATATGAAATATGATTATGAGTATAACATCAcataataaaaggaaaaagtacaccgaaggtccctcaacttgtcatcgagctacaaaatcgtccctcaaccgtaaaaccagatataggACATCCCTCATtttacaaaaccgttcatttAGAACCTTCGGtagttttgactccggttttgtccgacgtggcggctgagtcagcgtgggccccacatgtcagggtgtACGCGTCAGCGCCCTctcttccccctcttctcttgcTTCCTCGGTTTCTCCTCTCAATCTTCTCTGTAGGCcggccggcgaggtgaggcgggTGTTATAGGATGTGACACTTTATAGCAATCTAGAATTGGATGTGACACTTTATAGTACAATATATCTGGACAAGAAGCATGTTTGGATTCGCTGTACTATGAAGTGACCATCCGTCACTAGgttgttatattatgggacggaggtcggagggagtactagattACTTTCTCTGTTCcatattaagtttatttttttatctcatttaatttgtttcaaaataactttttttttctaaaataataacTGTATCggagtttgtaaaattatagaATAATTATATTGGGACTAGATAAAGTGATGAATAATTGTTTCAGGGTGTACGTACTGGAGTTTCTGTGCTTTTGGGCTCTGGGTAGGGCCCATTCCCTGACCCGAGCGGAGCTATTAAAAACACCGGTCCAGCTCGACTGAGTCGATAGCCTATCGGCCCAGAAAAGGATCCTCTGACGTAAAGTTATCTCTGACGTGGTCACTGATAGATGGGCCCGCAGTCACCACGTTCGTCTGATTTTCCGTCTGAGGATCTCCTTCCCGGTCGGCCCATGCACGCGGTCACGCACCGGCTGACCGCCGCATGCTTCCTTCGCGTGTCGTGCTGGCACGTACGGACGTACGTACCGCGGTGTAGGAGTACTCTGTAGTACAGGAGTTCTCTGGAAGTACTAACAACGAGAAGCTTCTTCGTTGCGGAGGTCAGGATCGAGACGTGACAAATTGGAACGAGAACTGTGCTGAATATTGGAGTATTACTCCATATTTCACGTTAACATTTGAATTCAACTTCATAtaactatgattttttttcgatGGTTCTGCAacttttatctcttttttttacctTATTAAAATCCTGGATTTATTCCCAGAGTTTAAGTATGCCATGTGATCCAATCATATTGAGGTCAAGGCGTCGGCTTCAGAAGATTAGATACA
Above is a window of Oryza sativa Japonica Group chromosome 10, ASM3414082v1 DNA encoding:
- the LOC4348531 gene encoding protein TIFY 11e, which gives rise to MAAEAAATSRFAAACGALSQYVRAADNVHRARTAAAAAAVRPLPLMPGADVAGDEREEEGGGAAASSAAAQMTIFYGGRVLVLDECPADRAAALLRLAASSRGVPRDDLASTAAAAGESADLPVARKASLQRFMEKRKGRLAARGQPYRRHDAAAAARGDHLALAL